A DNA window from Brassica napus cultivar Da-Ae chromosome C1, Da-Ae, whole genome shotgun sequence contains the following coding sequences:
- the LOC125580587 gene encoding DNA topoisomerase 1-like isoform X2, with amino-acid sequence MQRTLSLAAAKSSSSTSPLSLRPLMAKLQLQCRAIQSLPASSSSSVVSVYRNVCQLHFKRENASCFKLACALPSIGSVSYTAHFSGSSLSSFGNSFRLFPGRYFSQVPNTGNKDKVVKKFSKNWNNKNKKKNEVLASSEAEVVTATEPVIGDVSSGIKVDLAAAPVSSGKQASAVKPKRRPKKKKVEDKDKSSSTVSALEEVSVEGSLKTVPKTKHSGSGNWRSSSAKEVAKYPKSSAPTEASNAPKQEKVLASSELSTEASPASNGKQASNVKPKRRPKKKVDDKSSSAVPVLEAISVEESSKSAPKPKDFGSGNRKSSSAKYTSQKEVAKSPIVEVPKSGKQKQVPQAQPMKNSIEHRGQNASKPLFPPSGKSVIVVESITKAKVIQGYLGDMYEVLPSYGHIRDLASRSGSVRPDDDFSMVWEVPSSAWTHIKSIKMALNGAENLILASDPDREGEAIAWHIIEMLQQQGALHESMTVARVVFHEITESAIKTALQSPREIDGDLVHAYLARRALDYLIGFNISPLLWRKLPGCPSAGRVQSAALALICDRETEIDGFKPQEYWTVGIRVQGKDSSSAVSAHLTSLNSKKLNQLSISSEAKAQDIEQRIRSESFLVKSIKKSTTRKNPPTPYITSTLQQDAANKLHFSSAYTMKLAQKLYEGVQLSDGQSTGLITYMRTDGLHIGDEAIKDIQSLVVERFGNNFTSDGPRKYFKKVKNAQEAHEAIRPTNIRRLPSTIASLLDADSLKLYTLIWARAMACQMEPASVVQIQLDIGNAAESIIFRSSCSKVEFLGYQAIYEDPEAKAIRTKDDDKCRERDETFETLSLLKDGDMLHIGEVELKQHHTQHPPRYSEGSLIKKLEELGIGRPSTYASIFKVLQDRKYLTIKSRVLYPEFRGRMVSAFLTNYFTEVTDYSFTADMETELDNVSGGVTEWKGLLRDYWTRFSAYCKRVENVQIQQVEKMLEKRYEDFLFSSLPDPTRTCPSCSEGTLVFKVSKFGSGYFIGCDGYPSCKFVAKTLYGEDEDEDETPKNTCVEEPKFLGVHPNTNEKVILKCGPYGHYVQLGEDKKGHVPQRANASHIKDVNSITLEGALELLRYPLTLGNHPEDGQPVFLKLSKSGFTVRHRRTMATVPKNVEPSAVTFEKAMKLLSGKNVRLCGRPKRVKPTVVDEEEGDEEAVEAM; translated from the exons ATGCAGAGAACGCTCTCGCTTGCGGCTGCTAAGTCTTCTTCCTCGACTTCACCTCTGTCTCTTCGTCCTCTCATGGCTAAG TTGCAGTTGCAGTGCAGGGCGATTCAGAGTCTCCCAGCTTCATCGTCCTCTTCAGTAGTTAGTGTCTATAGAAACGTATGCCAGCTTCATTTCAAAAGAGAGAACGCAAGCTGTTTTAAATTAGCTTGCGCACTTCCTTCGATCGGTTCCGTTAGCTATACAGCTCATTTTAGCGGCTCAAGTTTAAGTTCTTTTGGAAACAGTTTCAGACTCTTTCCTGGGAGGTATTTTTCTCAAGTCCCTAATACTGGGAATAAGGATAAGGTTGTCAAGAAGTTTAGTAAGAACTGGAATaataagaataagaagaagaatgagGTTTTGGCTTCCTCAGAAGCTGAGGTGGTGACTGCTACTGAACCGGTTATTGGAGATGTTAGCAGTGGAATCAAAGTGGATTTAGCCGCTGCACCTGTTAGCAGTGGTAAGCAAGCCTCTGCTGTCAAACCAAAACGGCgcccaaagaaaaagaaagttgaAGATAAAGATAAATCTTCTTCAACTGTATCGGCTTTGGAAGAGGTTTCTGTAGAGGGGAGTTTGAAAACCGTTCCCAAGACTAAACATTCTGGGTCTGGAAATTGGAGGTCTTCCTCTGCTaag GAGGTGGCAAAATATCCCAAAAGTTCTGCTCCAACAGAAGCAAGCAATGCACCAAAACAGGAGAAGGTCTTAGCTTCTTCAGAACTATCAACTGAAGCTTCACCGGCTAGCAATGGTAAGCAAGCCTCTAATGTTAAACCAAAACGGCGGCCGAAGAAGAAAGTGGATGATAAATCATCTTCAGCTGTACCAGTTCTGGAAGCGATCTCTGTAGAAGAGAGTTCAAAAAGCGCTCCCAAGCCAAAAGATTTTGGTTCTGGAAATCGGAAGTCTTCATCCGCTAag TACACTTCTCAGAAGGAGGTGGCAAAGTCTCCCATCGTGGAGGTGCCCAAAAGTGGAAAACAGAAGCAGGTTCCTCAAGCTCAGCCCATGAAAAACAGCATAGAGCACCGAGGTCAAAATGCTTCTAAACCGCTTTTTCCGCCAAGTGGAAAATCTGTTATTGTCGTTGAGTCAATCACAAAAGCAAAGGTTATTCAGGGCTATCTCGGTGACATGTATGAGGTTTTGCCAAGTTATGGTCATATCAGGGACCTGGCCTCAAGGTCTGGTTCAGTGAGGCCGGATGATGATTTTAGCATGGTTTGGGAGGTTCCATCTTCCGCCTGGACTCATATTAAGAGCATAAAGATGGCATTAAATGG AGCTGAAAATCTGATTCTTGCATCGGATCCAGATCGTGAAGGAGAGGCAATCGCCTGGCACATCATTGAGATGTTACAGCAGCAAGGTGCCTTACACGAGAGTATGACAGTAGCAAGGGTTGTTTTTCACGAGATAACTGAATCAGCAATAAAAACTGCACTTCAGTCCCCACGAGAAATCGACGGGGACTTGGTACACGCATATCTCGCGCGGCGTGCTCTTGATTATCTAATCGGATTCAATATTTCACCGCTGCTTTGGAGGAAACTTCCAGGTTGCCCTTCAGCTGGGCGAGTCCAGTCTGCTGCTTTGGCTCTTATATGTGACAGAGAAACTGAAATTGACGGGTTTAAGCCTCAGGAGTACTGGACTGTTGGGATCAGAGTGCAAGGGAAGGATAGTTCATCCGCTGTTTCAGCTCACTTGACCAGTTTAAATTCAAAGAAGTTAAATCAGCTTTCTATCAGCTCTGAAGCAAAGGCTCAGGACATTGAGCAAAGGATAAGATCAGAAAGTTTTCTAGTGAAGAGCATTAAAAAAAGCACTACAAGGAAAAATCCACCAACTCCATATATAACATCAACCCTCCAGCAGGATGCTGCTAACAAGTTGCATTTCTCATCAGCATATACCATGAAG CTTGCTCAAAAACTCTATGAGGGTGTCCAACTGTCTGACGGTCAATCAACTGGTCTTATAACATACATGCGGACAGATGGTTTACAT ATTGGTGATGAAGCTATCAAAGATATACAATCCTTGGTGGTAGAAAG GTTTGGGAATAACTTTACATCAGACGGTCCtcgtaaatattttaaaaaggttAAGAACGCTCAGGAGGCCCACGAAGCTATTAGACCTACCAATATACGTAGATTACCGT CAACGATTGCTAGCCTGCTTGATGCGgattctctaaaattatataccTTAATATGGGCACGAGCTATGGCATGTCAGATGGAGCCTGCTTCGGTTGTGCAG ATACAACTTGATATTGGAAATGCCGCAGAATCCATTATCTTCAGATCATCATGCTCAAAAGTCGAGTTCCTTGGATATCAGGCAATTTACGAG GATCCTGAAGCTAAGGCAATCAGAACCAAAGACGATGATAAGTGTCGTGAGCGGGATGAAACTTTTGAAACTCTCAGTTTGTTGAAG GATGGGGATATGCTACATATTGGTGAAGTGGAACTCAAGCAGCACCATACTCAGCACCCACCACGCTATTCCGAGGGGTCACTG ATTAAAAAGCTCGAGGAGCTCGGGATAGGTAGACCCTCGACGTATGCatctatatttaaagttttacaG GACAGAAAGTACCTAACTATAAAGAGCCGAGTCCTGTATCCGGAATTCCGTGGGAGGATg GTTTCAGCTTTTCTTACCAACTACTTCACCGAGGTCACGGACTACAGTTTTACTGCAGATATGGAGACCGAG CTTGACAACGTTTCTGGTGGTGTAACTGAATGGAAAGGTCTCCTAAGAGACTACTGGACACGATTCAGCGCTTATTGTAAACGTGTCGAAAATGTCCAAATCCAACAG GTGGAGAAGATGTTGGAAAAAAGATACGAGGACTTTCTGTTTTCTTCCCTTCCCGATCCCACACGGACTTGCCCGAG TTGTTCGGAAGGCACCTTAGTTTTCAAAGTTAGCAAGTTTGGTTCTGGGTATTTCATCGGTTGTGATGGCTACCCTTCGTGCAA GTTCGTTGCCAAAACACTTTATGGagaggatgaagatgaagatgagacTCCAAAGAATACCTGCGTAGAAGAGCCCAAATTTCTAGGTGTTCATCCCAATACCAATGAGAAG GTTATTTTGAAGTGCGGCCCATATGGGCATTATGTACAGCTTGGTGAGGATAAAAAAGGACACGTACCACAACGAGCAAATGCGTCACAT ATAAAAGATGTGAACTCTATTACGCTTGAAGGTGCTCTCGAATTATTACGCTATCCTCTGACACTG GGAAACCACCCTGAAGATGGGCAGCCTGTGTTCTTGAAGCTTAGTAAATCTGGATTTACTGTTCGACATCGCCGCACTATGGCTACTGTTCCCAAG AACGTTGAACCAAGTGCGGTTACTTTTGAGAAAGCAATGAAGCTCTTGTCTGGCAAAAATGTGAGACTGTGTGGCAGACCCAAGAGAGTCAAGCCAACAGTAGTAGatgaggaagaaggagatgaagaagccGTGGAGGCGATGTAA